One segment of Ricinus communis isolate WT05 ecotype wild-type chromosome 8, ASM1957865v1, whole genome shotgun sequence DNA contains the following:
- the LOC8271369 gene encoding caffeoylshikimate esterase: MPSETKQQPETAGNFWGDTPEEEYYASQGVINSKSYFETPNGKLFTQSFIPLDKKVKATVYMTHGYGSDTGWLFQKICINFSTWGYAVFAADLLGHGRSDGLRCYMGEMEKIAATSLSFFKHVRNSKPYNELPAFLFGESMGGLATMLMYFQSEPSTWTGLIFSAPLFVIPEPMKPSKLHLFVYGLLFGLADTWAAMPDNKMVGKAIKDPEKLKIIASNPRRYTGKPRVGTMREIARMCQYIQDNFSKITAPFLTVHGTADGVTCPTSSQLLYEKASSEDKSLKMYEGMYHSLIQGEPDENANLVLKDMREWIDERVERYGSNKIVDLSAN, translated from the exons ATGCCGTCCGAAACCAAGCAGCAGCCTGAAACGGCAGGAAATTTTTGGGGCGATACGCCGGAGGAGGAGTACTATGCGTCTCAAGGAGTGATAAATAGTAAGTCGTATTTTGAAACGCCGAACGGGAAGCTGTTTACGCAGAGTTTTATACCGTTGGATAAGAAAGTCAAAGCAACGGTATACATGACTCACGGCTATGGATCAGATACTGGTTGGTTGTTTCAGAAgatttgtattaatttttcGACTTGGGGTTATGCTGTTTTCGCCGCTGATCTCCTCGGCCATGGTCGATCTGACGGTCTGCGTTGCTATATGG GTGAAATGGAGAAAATCGCAGCCACGTCCTTATCATTCTTCAAGCACGTGCGCAACAGCAAACCGTATAATGAATTACCAGCCTTCTTGTTTGGCGAATCAATGGGTGGGCTCGCGACAATGTTAATGTACTTCCAATCAGAACCCAGTACGTGGACGGGCTTGATTTTCTCGGCCCCACTTTTCGTGATACCTGAACCAATGAAACCGAGTAAACTACATCTGTTCGTGTACGGTCTCCTCTTTGGATTAGCTGACACGTGGGCAGCAATGCCAGACAATAAGATGGTAGGGAAAGCAATCAAGGACCCGGAAAAACTCAAGATCATAGCATCGAACCCGAGAAGATACACAGGCAAGCCTAGAGTGGGAACAATGAGGGAAATTGCTAGGATGTGCCAATACATACAGGATAACTTCTCTAAGATTACGGCGCCGTTTTTGACCGTCCACGGCACGGCGGACGGAGTGACGTGCCCTACATCATCGCAATTACTGTATGAGAAAGCTTCCAGTGAAgataagagtttgaaaatgTACGAGGGGATGTATCATTCGTTGATACAAGGAGAGCCTGACGAGAATGCCAATCTTGTGTTGAAAGACATGAGAGAGTGGATTGATGAGAGGGTCGAGAGGTATGGTTCTAACAAAATTGTTGATTTGAGTGCAAATTAA